One part of the Sporosarcina ureae genome encodes these proteins:
- a CDS encoding polysaccharide deacetylase family protein encodes MESFSKTHHIPAVDAKVDRVWKAIPGYNGLEVDLKASYKKMKKTGTLDQSKIVYKETSPTVHLKDLGPHPIFKGNPDKPMVAFLINVAWGNEYIPEILDALKKHKIKATFFFDGSWASKNPDLAKLIHSEGHEIGNHAYSHPDLQQKSKAETMEELKKTNEVIIKTLGITSPKWFGPPSGSFNQQTVETASQLGMHTVLWTVDTVDWKKPATNEMVNRIVSQVENGSMVLMHPTQPVAEGMEDMITQITEKGFRLGTVSELMSEKRVNGTVWDDE; translated from the coding sequence TTGGAATCATTCAGCAAGACGCATCATATCCCCGCGGTTGATGCAAAGGTCGACAGAGTCTGGAAAGCCATCCCCGGCTACAATGGACTGGAAGTGGATCTGAAAGCCAGTTACAAGAAAATGAAAAAGACTGGTACATTGGATCAATCAAAAATCGTGTACAAAGAAACTTCCCCCACTGTTCATTTGAAAGATCTTGGCCCCCACCCCATTTTCAAAGGAAATCCCGATAAACCGATGGTGGCTTTTTTAATTAATGTTGCCTGGGGTAATGAATACATTCCTGAAATTTTGGATGCACTCAAGAAGCATAAAATAAAAGCTACCTTCTTCTTCGACGGCAGCTGGGCAAGTAAAAATCCTGATTTAGCTAAATTGATTCATAGTGAAGGGCATGAAATTGGAAACCACGCATACAGTCATCCCGATTTACAGCAGAAATCAAAAGCTGAAACAATGGAAGAGTTAAAAAAGACCAATGAGGTCATCATTAAAACACTCGGGATTACATCGCCCAAGTGGTTCGGTCCGCCAAGCGGCAGTTTTAATCAGCAAACGGTTGAAACCGCAAGCCAGCTAGGAATGCATACGGTTTTATGGACCGTGGATACAGTCGACTGGAAAAAGCCGGCGACGAATGAAATGGTGAACAGGATCGTATCGCAAGTGGAGAACGGCTCGATGGTTTTAATGCACCCGACTCAACCTGTGGCTGAAGGAATGGAAGATATGATTACACAAATCACCGAGAAAGGTTTTCGTCTGGGGACCGTCAGTGAACTGATGAGTGAAAAGCGTGTGAACGGAA
- a CDS encoding glycine betaine ABC transporter substrate-binding protein has translation MKNKLTLLLVTTLLASLLSGCIFNEKDSLRLGSRNNTESIILSNIMGQLIEDRLGVDIIYKENLGGSSVVWNAMTNDHIDVIPDYTGTIVVTYYQEEPGTAEETLASTKRLVAGDNITALGTFGFNNTYTLALDEEKAEELGLVTFSDFAKVSNDFTLGAVFEFIDRPDGLPGFEKEYDIEFKDVKGMDHGMMYRAIGANEVDVINSYTTDGQLAIANLRVLEDDKAYFPPYHALPLVRDETLKEYPELEEILGLLEGQIDEETMQVMNGKVDNDGIMVELVAKEYLVESGLIEEK, from the coding sequence TTGAAAAACAAACTGACACTGTTGCTCGTCACGACCTTACTGGCTAGCCTACTTTCAGGCTGTATTTTCAATGAAAAAGATTCACTTAGACTCGGTTCTCGAAATAATACGGAAAGTATTATTTTATCTAATATCATGGGACAATTAATTGAAGATCGCTTAGGTGTAGATATTATTTACAAAGAAAACTTAGGTGGCTCATCCGTCGTCTGGAACGCGATGACTAATGACCACATCGACGTCATCCCTGACTACACGGGAACTATTGTCGTGACGTATTATCAAGAAGAGCCTGGAACAGCTGAAGAAACACTAGCTTCGACCAAACGACTCGTCGCCGGTGACAACATTACCGCACTCGGTACGTTCGGATTCAATAACACGTATACACTAGCACTTGATGAAGAGAAAGCGGAAGAGCTAGGCCTCGTGACATTTAGTGATTTCGCTAAAGTGTCGAACGATTTCACTCTCGGCGCCGTATTCGAATTTATTGATCGACCAGACGGATTACCTGGTTTCGAAAAAGAATATGACATCGAATTTAAAGACGTCAAAGGGATGGATCACGGTATGATGTATCGTGCGATTGGCGCAAATGAAGTAGATGTCATCAACTCCTACACGACAGATGGACAGCTAGCGATTGCGAATCTACGCGTGCTAGAAGACGACAAAGCGTACTTCCCGCCCTACCATGCACTGCCGTTAGTACGGGACGAAACACTTAAAGAATACCCAGAACTCGAAGAAATACTCGGTCTTCTCGAAGGTCAAATCGATGAAGAAACGATGCAAGTGATGAATGGAAAAGTCGATAATGATGGAATTATGGTCGAACTCGTCGCCAAGGAATACTTGGTGGAGAGTGGGTTAATTGAAGAAAAATAA
- a CDS encoding S66 peptidase family protein, giving the protein MATKPQQLKRGDTVGIVTLGSPLAANRITEGIRMLQSMGYKVVVGEHVYSADGFLAATPQQRASDLMKMFTNPAVKWILPTRGGVGVASILPFLDFNVIKQNPKIVSGYSDITILLNALFEYGDLIGLQSLLLLDFNSRTPAYNFNQFFAATSTITAPWPIVNPPEVPLIGVVPGNVTGPIVGGNLTSFIGTLGTSYEINTEGRIILLEETHEPINTVYRYLSHLKLAGKFEDCVGIIMGQCTNCETAYGKSYVDLINEFLVPLGKPLLTNLATAHSHYKAAVPIGANVNMDTVNRTLTVMEPIVKL; this is encoded by the coding sequence ATGGCTACGAAACCGCAGCAATTAAAAAGAGGTGACACGGTAGGGATTGTAACGCTTGGAAGTCCGCTCGCAGCAAATCGTATTACGGAAGGGATTCGAATGTTGCAAAGTATGGGCTATAAAGTCGTGGTGGGTGAACATGTGTATTCAGCTGACGGCTTTCTTGCCGCGACTCCTCAGCAAAGGGCTTCAGATTTAATGAAGATGTTTACAAATCCGGCAGTGAAATGGATTTTACCTACGCGAGGTGGCGTCGGTGTGGCGAGTATTTTACCGTTCCTTGATTTTAACGTAATAAAACAAAACCCTAAAATTGTTTCGGGATATAGTGACATTACAATATTATTGAATGCGTTGTTTGAATATGGCGATCTTATCGGTTTACAAAGTTTATTGTTGTTAGACTTCAATTCACGAACTCCTGCCTATAATTTCAATCAATTCTTTGCCGCAACATCGACTATCACGGCGCCCTGGCCCATTGTCAATCCACCTGAAGTTCCGCTGATCGGAGTAGTGCCAGGAAATGTTACAGGGCCGATTGTCGGTGGGAATCTCACGTCATTTATAGGCACGTTAGGTACGTCCTATGAAATCAATACGGAAGGCAGAATTATTTTATTAGAAGAGACGCATGAACCGATCAATACGGTGTACCGATACTTAAGCCATTTGAAGTTGGCAGGGAAATTTGAGGATTGTGTAGGAATTATTATGGGACAATGTACGAACTGTGAAACGGCATACGGAAAAAGCTATGTAGATTTGATCAATGAATTTTTAGTGCCACTTGGTAAACCTTTACTGACCAACCTAGCCACCGCACATAGCCATTACAAAGCGGCCGTACCTATTGGCGCTAATGTAAATATGGATACCGTGAATCGAACATTGACGGTGATGGAACCGATCGTGAAGTTGTAA
- a CDS encoding betaine/proline/choline family ABC transporter ATP-binding protein (Members of the family are the ATP-binding subunit of ABC transporters for substrates such as betaine, L-proline or other amino acids, choline, carnitine, etc. The substrate specificity is best determined from the substrate-binding subunit, rather than this subunit, as it interacts with the permease subunit and not with substrate directly.), giving the protein MLKFENVTKVYDGGFQAVKSVNFEIAEGELLVLIGPSGSGKSTTMKMINRIIPHTSGKISINGKDIKSYNAADLRRNIGYVIQQIGLFPHYTIEKNISIVPQLKNWDEKEIKARVLELLELVGLDPEIYATRYPKELSGGQQQRVGIARALAANPDVILMDEPFSALDPITREQLQEELLKLHKKLKKTIVFVTHDMDEALKMGDRIAIMKDGNLLQLDTPEKLLHEPAHGFVEEFMGKHRIIQNPELMPVTEIMAEKVVTTRSTTSPERAISLIRQRKITDLLVVDDHKKLLGIVSAYDLIKNLDSIKTIDDVMKPAVPFLLDTATAKDAIIMMDTSPFGMIPIVNEQHILVGLVNRGSLLSAMSSQWTDKGADLDE; this is encoded by the coding sequence ATGCTAAAGTTTGAAAATGTTACAAAAGTGTACGATGGTGGATTTCAAGCTGTGAAATCTGTCAACTTCGAGATTGCTGAAGGTGAATTACTAGTTCTCATAGGACCCAGTGGTTCAGGTAAGTCTACTACGATGAAAATGATTAACCGGATTATTCCACACACAAGTGGGAAAATTTCTATCAACGGCAAAGATATCAAATCTTATAATGCCGCTGATCTCCGCAGAAATATCGGTTATGTCATTCAGCAAATCGGTCTTTTCCCTCATTATACAATCGAAAAAAACATTTCTATTGTACCGCAACTTAAAAACTGGGATGAAAAAGAAATTAAAGCACGTGTACTCGAACTACTTGAATTAGTCGGACTGGATCCGGAAATCTATGCTACACGGTATCCAAAAGAATTATCAGGTGGACAGCAACAACGTGTCGGAATTGCGAGAGCGCTTGCAGCGAATCCAGATGTGATTTTAATGGATGAACCGTTCAGTGCGCTGGACCCCATTACACGGGAGCAATTGCAAGAAGAATTACTGAAGTTACATAAAAAGTTAAAGAAGACTATTGTCTTTGTTACACACGACATGGACGAAGCGCTAAAGATGGGCGATCGTATTGCCATTATGAAAGACGGCAATTTACTTCAGCTAGACACGCCAGAGAAATTACTACATGAACCCGCTCACGGCTTTGTAGAAGAATTTATGGGTAAGCATCGTATTATCCAAAATCCTGAACTGATGCCGGTTACGGAAATCATGGCAGAAAAGGTCGTCACTACACGTTCTACTACTTCTCCAGAACGAGCCATTTCTCTAATACGTCAACGTAAAATTACGGATCTTCTCGTTGTAGATGATCATAAGAAATTACTTGGCATCGTCTCCGCTTACGATTTAATTAAAAATTTGGATAGCATCAAAACCATTGATGACGTAATGAAACCCGCAGTACCTTTTTTATTGGATACAGCAACGGCGAAAGATGCCATTATTATGATGGACACTTCCCCGTTCGGCATGATTCCAATTGTCAATGAACAGCATATATTGGTAGGTCTTGTAAACCGCGGCTCCTTGCTCTCTGCGATGTCTAGTCAATGGACAGATAAGGGGGCAGATTTAGATGAATGA
- a CDS encoding ABC transporter permease, with translation MNDLNIWQQLVEQTKLRWPEVLEATSIHIQLVFFSMILAVVIAVTLGILITRVPKLKTGVLGAAGIMQTIPSLAVLGFMIPIFGIGVKTAIAALFLYSLLPIMRNTYTGIKDVDPATIEAARGMGMTNMQILFKVELPLAIPIIMAGIRTAAVINVGNATLAAFIGAGGLGDFIFLGITRGIDGLILLGAIPAAILAIALETFFSAVERWTTPKGLR, from the coding sequence ATGAATGATTTAAATATATGGCAACAACTTGTGGAACAAACCAAACTACGATGGCCGGAAGTGCTCGAAGCAACTTCCATCCATATTCAACTCGTATTCTTCTCAATGATCCTCGCTGTAGTCATTGCGGTAACGCTCGGTATTCTTATTACACGTGTACCTAAACTAAAAACTGGGGTACTTGGTGCGGCAGGCATTATGCAAACCATACCTAGTTTAGCTGTGCTCGGCTTTATGATTCCCATTTTCGGAATTGGCGTCAAAACAGCTATTGCTGCGTTATTCCTTTACTCTTTACTGCCTATTATGCGAAACACTTATACAGGCATTAAAGACGTTGATCCCGCCACAATCGAAGCGGCGAGAGGTATGGGTATGACCAACATGCAAATTTTGTTTAAAGTAGAATTACCCCTTGCTATTCCTATTATTATGGCCGGTATTCGAACAGCTGCGGTTATTAACGTCGGAAACGCGACACTTGCAGCATTCATCGGAGCAGGTGGACTTGGTGACTTCATTTTCCTCGGTATTACACGTGGAATTGACGGATTGATTTTACTTGGGGCCATTCCAGCAGCGATCCTTGCGATTGCCCTTGAAACGTTCTTTAGCGCCGTTGAACGTTGGACGACGCCGAAAGGATTGAGATGA